In Microcoleus sp. bin38.metabat.b11b12b14.051, a single genomic region encodes these proteins:
- a CDS encoding glycosyltransferase yields the protein MSRIVFTTIGSLGDLHPKIAIALEMRKRGHDVVFATHKEYQAKIQALGFEFHRMRPDNRALDDPQEMARMMDLQTGSEYIVRKWVCPSLRETYADLMNCAKDADLIFAGEGVVAARLVAEKLGMRWASSAMAPISFFSICDPPVLAPFPILAKLRGFGSLANQAVINFAKLVSKSWGEPVHQFRHELGLPPLKGNPFIDDKFSPYLVLALFPSVLAKPQPDWPPNTVVAGSTFYDGSDGGTELEPKLKQFLDAGEPPIVFTLGSAAVMAPGYFYQESIQAAKLLNRRAVLLIGKNAPPENLSEDILAVSYVPYSHIFDLVGAIVHQGGIGTTAQALRAGRPTLVMPYSHDQPDNAARVERLGTSRTVARKRYTPVRAARELSELLEHREYAEKAAELGRIVGAENGVFVACDELEKLL from the coding sequence GTGAGTCGAATTGTTTTCACTACAATTGGTTCTTTGGGCGACCTCCATCCTAAAATTGCGATCGCCCTGGAAATGCGAAAACGCGGTCATGATGTCGTGTTTGCCACCCACAAGGAATATCAAGCCAAAATACAAGCCTTGGGATTTGAGTTTCACCGGATGCGGCCTGATAATAGGGCTCTCGACGATCCTCAAGAGATGGCCCGGATGATGGATTTACAAACAGGCTCAGAATATATAGTGCGAAAGTGGGTTTGTCCGAGTTTGCGCGAAACTTATGCGGACTTGATGAATTGTGCGAAAGATGCAGATTTGATTTTTGCAGGCGAAGGTGTTGTGGCGGCTCGATTAGTGGCAGAAAAATTGGGGATGCGATGGGCGTCAAGTGCGATGGCGCCGATCTCGTTTTTCTCTATTTGTGACCCGCCAGTGTTAGCTCCGTTTCCAATTCTAGCTAAGTTGCGGGGGTTTGGCTCACTTGCCAATCAAGCAGTTATTAACTTTGCAAAATTGGTCAGCAAGTCTTGGGGCGAACCAGTTCATCAATTCCGACACGAACTTGGATTGCCTCCTTTAAAAGGCAATCCCTTTATTGATGACAAGTTTTCACCGTATCTCGTACTTGCCCTGTTTCCTTCTGTGTTGGCAAAACCCCAACCGGATTGGCCGCCGAATACAGTTGTTGCAGGCTCGACGTTTTACGACGGAAGTGACGGTGGAACGGAACTAGAACCAAAACTCAAGCAATTTTTGGATGCAGGGGAACCGCCAATTGTTTTTACTCTCGGTTCGGCCGCAGTGATGGCTCCGGGTTACTTTTATCAGGAAAGTATTCAAGCAGCTAAGCTGTTAAACCGTCGGGCAGTTTTGTTGATTGGTAAAAATGCGCCTCCGGAAAATCTTTCTGAAGATATTCTGGCTGTTAGCTATGTTCCATATTCTCATATTTTCGATCTTGTGGGGGCGATCGTCCATCAGGGAGGGATTGGCACGACAGCTCAAGCACTGCGGGCCGGCCGCCCAACTCTGGTAATGCCCTACAGTCACGACCAACCGGACAATGCAGCGCGAGTGGAACGCTTGGGAACGTCGCGGACTGTGGCGCGCAAACGTTACACGCCTGTGCGGGCTGCGCGAGAGTTGAGCGAGTTGTTGGAGCATCGAGAATACGCAGAGAAAGCGGCAGAATTAGGGCGGATTGTTGGGGCAGAGAATGGTGTTTTTGTTGCCTGCGATGAGCTTGAAAAACTGCTTTGA
- a CDS encoding quinone-dependent dihydroorotate dehydrogenase has translation MDIYQSGVRPLLFSVLKTDAEWLHNRTLQLLEVAAKTQSNPATSQMLWRLHKSLGVQDSRLEQSKWGLSFKNPVGLAAGFDKNGVAADIWENFGFGFAELGTVTSQPQPGNPQPRLFRLSADSAALNRMGFNNQGAAAMAARFQAAQKHSKDVSPSIPQSPFPLGLNLGKSKVTPLEQAAADYLESFKLLKDWGDYFVVNVSSPNTPGLRSLQDAAGLSTILETLQQENQGIKPILVKIAPDLEPEAIASILDLAKTYQVAGIIATNTTIRRDGLKTQILRETGKPIAEEAGGISGMPVQERSTQVIRFIWQYTKGELPIIGVGGIFTAQDAWEKIAAGASLIQVYTGWVYEGPWMVRRILEGLLQKLEEKGFNSISEAVGSENIK, from the coding sequence TTGGATATTTATCAATCAGGCGTGCGCCCGCTGCTGTTTTCCGTATTGAAAACCGATGCCGAGTGGCTGCACAACCGCACTCTTCAACTTCTCGAAGTCGCAGCCAAAACCCAGTCAAACCCCGCCACCAGCCAAATGCTCTGGCGATTGCACAAATCTTTGGGAGTCCAAGATTCTCGCCTCGAACAATCGAAGTGGGGGCTGAGCTTCAAAAATCCTGTCGGCTTGGCTGCGGGATTTGATAAAAACGGCGTAGCAGCAGACATTTGGGAAAATTTTGGCTTTGGCTTTGCTGAACTCGGTACCGTCACGTCGCAACCGCAGCCGGGAAACCCCCAGCCTCGCTTGTTTCGTTTGTCAGCAGACAGTGCAGCACTCAACCGCATGGGATTTAACAATCAAGGAGCTGCGGCAATGGCAGCCCGGTTTCAGGCAGCACAGAAACACTCAAAAGATGTCTCGCCCTCCATACCTCAGTCTCCTTTCCCCTTGGGCCTGAATCTCGGTAAATCTAAGGTAACACCCTTAGAGCAGGCAGCCGCTGACTATTTGGAGAGTTTTAAGTTGCTCAAAGATTGGGGCGACTATTTTGTCGTTAACGTTTCATCTCCGAATACGCCGGGATTGCGATCGCTCCAAGATGCTGCTGGGCTTAGCACAATTTTGGAAACTTTGCAACAAGAAAATCAAGGAATCAAGCCAATTTTAGTCAAAATTGCCCCGGATTTGGAACCCGAAGCGATCGCCTCAATTCTCGACTTAGCAAAAACCTACCAAGTAGCAGGAATTATCGCCACAAACACCACCATCCGCCGCGACGGATTGAAAACGCAAATATTGCGAGAAACCGGGAAACCCATCGCCGAAGAAGCTGGCGGAATTAGCGGAATGCCAGTGCAAGAGCGATCGACCCAAGTCATCCGATTTATCTGGCAATATACAAAAGGCGAATTACCGATAATTGGAGTAGGCGGCATTTTCACCGCCCAAGATGCTTGGGAAAAAATCGCCGCCGGTGCAAGTTTAATTCAAGTTTATACAGGTTGGGTTTACGAAGGGCCTTGGATGGTGCGCCGAATCTTGGAAGGTTTGCTACAAAAATTAGAAGAAAAAGGATTTAATTCAATTTCCGAAGCGGTTGGTTCGGAAAATATTAAATAG
- a CDS encoding GAF domain-containing protein, whose protein sequence is MGQDQRPKDVDEQIAGLERLLQTLREEENVEVLLETTLGYLQADFDWRLIWIGLYDRQAHRLFGKGGMTPNGDLSFLKQRFALTPGDLLEQVVIQLRPVGVADLRSENRAGEWRKAAQTYNIQGTTLFPLRYKDRCYGVILLGTDVWGASPSSGEKTQLSIVFGALATALYQIEKDWQRQLVKRPDESLLALISQLRELRSLDQYLQAVVEQAHEFIEPTRTNVYWFEQERRYFWRRVSNRQIAPGLGSIRPASGITVQDLGEFYQALAREEMVWIGESHSSLKTELTGRLMQQIRARSLLAAPIVLEGELLGFLAVEAAEPRIWQDNEKHYLRGAAQLVALTAPLSEMEERIEQTRLDRDLTAGIARAIYTDVDWEATLKNTAEQLCSRLKCEYFLLLLYGEEQHRFEIVCQNLPRNRRQVPSPLNALDAADVELLQDRGEPLAIENWDEDGRLGAWREVLAEAGVRSLLASNTLGKQPEGEHPNQKSKIKNQKSIEGLLVVGHSATRTWRRSERELVRVVSQQLGLILHSWQQSSEIEKYQQFERSIKSGLTLLQHSSEQQSQQQKSAASAKMFPELPLQKLDRNFAQNLSQTIACPLVAVITWNRGQEEAAISAAVAANPVFALNPEAVILVETDGLIQQTLAKSGVLQLSTSQLSLATKRWLRSPGIGELLAVPLQSAPEHAPAGIVVVADAAGRQWSELSVNLLSSMASQLAWWRRYLAVQSAQESQRLELEMLNWYKQRRFEDFYRNVGAGVKELGDLSQSILQSAKEQKDALKTLRYQQVLRQIGNSLGSIHLVLKHEQWRLQFARDAVPVSAWLRRSLDRTSPLVKQSGILLEVNRELAVSLPAGQTLSVRGDSIKLDLILCELLAMACRRSGVGDKIEMRSQLLGEDWLELSVIDSGECDRQLIAAFNSGSQADILAVVSNRSIVQNLLICQRAVCLMGGDFSLEILPNNLIVARLVLPLATA, encoded by the coding sequence ATGGGGCAGGATCAAAGACCGAAGGATGTAGACGAACAAATCGCTGGGCTGGAGCGCCTTCTCCAAACTCTGCGAGAAGAGGAGAATGTGGAAGTGCTGCTGGAAACCACGCTCGGTTACTTGCAAGCGGATTTTGACTGGCGGTTGATTTGGATCGGGTTGTACGATCGACAAGCCCACAGATTGTTTGGAAAAGGCGGCATGACTCCTAACGGGGACTTGTCTTTTCTCAAACAGCGGTTTGCACTGACTCCGGGGGATTTGCTCGAACAAGTGGTGATTCAACTGCGGCCGGTGGGAGTCGCGGATTTGCGATCGGAAAACAGAGCCGGAGAATGGCGCAAAGCAGCTCAAACTTACAATATTCAAGGCACGACTCTGTTTCCGCTGCGCTACAAAGACCGCTGTTACGGGGTGATTTTGCTGGGGACTGATGTGTGGGGAGCATCGCCAAGTTCGGGGGAAAAAACGCAGTTGTCGATCGTATTTGGAGCGCTAGCAACTGCTCTTTATCAAATAGAAAAAGATTGGCAGCGACAATTGGTCAAACGCCCGGACGAGTCTTTGTTAGCGCTGATTTCGCAGTTGCGGGAACTGCGATCGCTCGATCAATATTTGCAAGCGGTAGTGGAACAAGCCCACGAATTTATCGAGCCGACGCGCACCAATGTTTATTGGTTCGAGCAAGAGCGCCGCTATTTTTGGCGCCGAGTCAGCAACCGCCAAATTGCTCCGGGTTTAGGCTCGATCCGACCTGCTTCGGGCATCACCGTGCAAGATTTGGGGGAATTTTATCAGGCTTTGGCTAGGGAAGAAATGGTTTGGATCGGTGAATCTCATAGTTCTCTAAAAACTGAGCTGACGGGGCGGTTGATGCAGCAAATCCGCGCTCGCTCTCTGTTGGCGGCGCCGATTGTTTTGGAAGGGGAATTGTTGGGATTTTTGGCAGTGGAAGCCGCCGAGCCCCGGATTTGGCAAGACAATGAAAAACATTACCTGCGGGGAGCGGCGCAGTTAGTGGCTCTGACGGCTCCTTTGTCGGAGATGGAGGAGAGGATTGAGCAAACGCGGCTCGATCGAGATTTAACTGCCGGCATCGCTCGCGCCATCTACACTGATGTTGACTGGGAGGCGACTTTGAAAAATACGGCAGAGCAGTTGTGCTCTCGGCTCAAATGCGAATACTTTTTGCTGCTGCTGTACGGGGAAGAACAACATCGCTTTGAAATTGTCTGCCAAAATCTGCCCCGCAACCGCCGACAAGTACCCTCGCCGCTGAATGCCCTCGATGCGGCTGATGTGGAGCTGCTTCAGGATCGCGGGGAACCTCTGGCGATCGAAAATTGGGATGAAGACGGGCGGCTGGGCGCTTGGCGGGAAGTGCTGGCGGAAGCGGGGGTGCGATCGCTTTTGGCGTCGAATACTCTGGGGAAACAGCCCGAGGGAGAACACCCCAATCAAAAATCAAAAATCAAAAATCAAAAATCGATCGAGGGTTTGCTGGTTGTCGGGCACAGCGCGACTCGCACTTGGAGGCGATCGGAGCGAGAATTAGTTCGGGTAGTCAGCCAACAGCTAGGATTGATCTTGCACTCTTGGCAGCAGAGTTCGGAAATCGAGAAATATCAGCAATTTGAGCGATCGATCAAATCGGGTTTGACGCTGTTGCAACATTCTAGCGAGCAACAATCCCAACAACAAAAATCTGCTGCTTCAGCGAAGATGTTCCCGGAGTTGCCGCTGCAAAAGCTCGATCGCAACTTTGCTCAAAATCTTTCCCAGACAATTGCCTGTCCTTTAGTAGCCGTAATTACTTGGAATCGAGGCCAGGAGGAAGCTGCAATCTCCGCGGCTGTAGCTGCCAATCCCGTATTTGCCCTCAATCCCGAGGCCGTGATTCTCGTCGAAACAGATGGTTTGATCCAACAAACCCTCGCCAAATCCGGCGTGCTGCAACTGAGCACGAGCCAACTGTCGCTGGCGACGAAGCGGTGGCTCCGCAGCCCGGGAATTGGGGAGCTTTTGGCAGTGCCGCTGCAAAGCGCCCCAGAACACGCTCCGGCCGGCATTGTGGTGGTTGCAGACGCTGCGGGTCGTCAGTGGTCGGAGTTGTCCGTAAATTTACTGAGTTCGATGGCGTCTCAGTTGGCTTGGTGGCGGAGGTATTTGGCTGTGCAATCGGCTCAGGAGTCGCAGCGATTGGAACTGGAGATGCTCAATTGGTACAAGCAGCGCCGTTTTGAGGATTTTTACCGCAATGTGGGAGCCGGGGTGAAGGAGTTGGGAGATTTGAGCCAGTCGATTTTGCAGTCGGCGAAGGAACAAAAGGATGCTCTGAAAACTTTGCGCTACCAACAGGTTTTGCGCCAGATTGGTAATTCTTTGGGGTCAATTCATTTGGTGCTCAAACACGAACAGTGGCGCCTGCAATTTGCACGAGATGCGGTGCCTGTGAGTGCTTGGCTGAGGCGATCGCTCGATCGCACGTCCCCCCTGGTCAAACAGTCGGGAATCTTGCTGGAAGTCAACAGAGAGCTTGCTGTGTCGCTGCCTGCGGGCCAGACTTTGAGCGTTCGCGGCGATAGCATCAAGCTGGATTTGATCCTGTGCGAATTGCTGGCGATGGCTTGTAGGCGCTCTGGAGTTGGCGACAAGATTGAGATGCGCTCTCAACTTTTGGGGGAGGATTGGCTGGAATTATCTGTGATCGATAGTGGTGAGTGCGATCGACAGTTAATTGCTGCGTTCAACAGCGGTTCGCAGGCTGATATATTGGCTGTGGTGTCAAATAGGTCGATCGTCCAAAATCTCTTAATTTGTCAGCGCGCGGTATGCTTAATGGGGGGAGATTTTTCCTTAGAAATCTTACCAAATAATTTAATTGTCGCCCGCCTAGTGTTGCCCCTAGCCACAGCTTAA
- a CDS encoding ABA4-like family protein, with amino-acid sequence MTPELIFNAGNLFVLPFWAIMILLPNWGITRKVMNSFIPFAVLAVLYIYLFGSSLTPENAAALSNPKLADIAKFLGEETAAATGWIHFLVMDLFVGRWIYLEGQRTGVWTVHSLALCLFAGPMGLLSHIVTAWITERFFPSSEAATTVTPSV; translated from the coding sequence ATGACGCCCGAACTAATTTTTAACGCAGGTAATCTGTTCGTTTTACCTTTCTGGGCAATTATGATTTTATTGCCTAACTGGGGAATTACCCGAAAAGTCATGAATTCGTTTATTCCCTTTGCTGTGCTGGCAGTATTGTACATATATTTGTTTGGTAGCAGTCTGACTCCAGAAAATGCGGCGGCTTTGTCCAATCCCAAGTTAGCAGATATTGCGAAGTTTCTGGGAGAAGAAACGGCAGCAGCTACGGGATGGATACATTTTTTAGTGATGGATTTGTTTGTGGGGCGCTGGATTTATTTGGAAGGACAGCGGACGGGAGTTTGGACTGTTCATTCTTTGGCTTTGTGTTTGTTTGCTGGGCCGATGGGATTGCTTTCTCATATTGTAACTGCTTGGATTACTGAAAGGTTTTTCCCGAGTTCTGAGGCGGCGACAACTGTTACTCCTTCGGTTTAG
- a CDS encoding leucine-rich repeat domain-containing protein → MTATYNNFLDWCSHKDSLSPGARHTVEILLQISDTTECDRANEVLSTTTELNLKLSQLTDISPLASFPQLTVLNLSSNQISDLAPLQSLTKLKILYLDVNQISNISPLSSLINLNALFIDTNQISDISPLSSLANLAVLILFDNQITNISALKNLTKLNTAIIYKNQISDIAPLTNLTELDTLFLYKNKISDISPLASLKNLSTLFLFENQISDLTPLKSLTNLKKLVLFENKISDISPLASLTNLVELNLGNNQISDISPLKSLTNLGQLYLFNNSISDCSALQGLNKLFVLDLYNNQISDISSLQSLQKLTTIDLRGNQIVNKICPVTPTSICRF, encoded by the coding sequence ATGACAGCAACTTATAATAACTTTTTAGATTGGTGTTCGCACAAAGATAGTCTCTCTCCTGGCGCCAGACATACTGTAGAAATATTGTTGCAAATATCAGATACGACTGAGTGCGATCGAGCTAATGAAGTGCTTTCGACTACAACGGAACTAAACCTGAAACTTTCTCAACTTACAGATATTAGTCCCCTCGCATCTTTCCCTCAGCTTACTGTTCTCAACCTCAGCAGCAATCAAATATCCGATCTCGCTCCTCTGCAATCTTTAACTAAGCTAAAAATCCTGTATTTAGATGTCAATCAAATATCAAATATTAGTCCGCTGTCATCTCTCATAAATCTGAATGCACTCTTTATAGATACCAATCAGATATCAGATATCAGTCCGCTGTCCTCTCTGGCTAATCTTGCCGTCCTTATTTTATTTGACAATCAAATTACTAACATCAGTGCTCTCAAAAATTTAACTAAGTTAAATACAGCGATTATCTACAAAAATCAAATATCTGACATCGCTCCTCTGACAAATTTAACTGAACTTGATACGCTCTTTCTTTACAAGAACAAAATATCAGATATTAGCCCTCTCGCGTCTTTGAAAAATCTCAGTACGCTGTTTCTGTTCGAGAATCAAATATCTGACTTAACTCCGCTGAAATCTTTAACGAACTTAAAGAAATTGGTTTTATTTGAAAATAAAATATCCGATATTAGTCCTTTGGCTTCTCTAACTAATTTAGTTGAACTCAACCTCGGTAACAATCAAATCTCAGACATTAGTCCTCTGAAATCGTTAACGAATTTGGGTCAACTTTATTTGTTCAATAATTCGATTTCAGATTGCAGTGCGTTACAAGGTTTGAATAAGTTATTTGTCCTGGATTTATACAACAATCAAATTTCTGATATCAGTTCGCTGCAATCTTTGCAAAAGTTAACTACGATAGACTTGCGGGGGAATCAGATTGTGAATAAAATTTGCCCGGTGACTCCTACATCAATCTGTCGGTTTTAA
- a CDS encoding NAD(P)/FAD-dependent oxidoreductase → MQDFDTIVIGSGIGGLVAGGMLARYGKRVLVCESHTIAGGAAHSFSRRGFHFDSGPSFYCGLTDRQSLNPLRQVLNVLEESIAAIAYDPLGHYHFPEGSLPVYANARNYLDAVAKFAPQGAIELQQFQQNLLVLYEALRGIPALALRSDLQLIPVLLSRYSPALLKLLPSVGAIASSAGTLMDRDVRDPWVRRLIDLECFLLSGLKAHETVAPEIAFMIGERSRVAIEYPVGGSGAIVDALVRGLQRWGGTLRLGTPVEQILVESGKTTGVRLQNGEIIRAPIVISNATVWDTYTKLLRAEDLPDSYRKTALSIPAVDSFMHLHLGIKAEGLESLTGHHVVVHDSKVDITVPGNTCMISIPTVWDTELAPPGHHAIHAYTLEPYAGWKYGDGYQERKQERSQSLFKALEKIIPDLRSRIVLESIGTPLTHARYLHRYQGTYGPAIAAPKGTWPGPQTPVKGLYRVGDSTMPGIGIPAVAASGILCANTLVNSDITAQFL, encoded by the coding sequence ATGCAAGACTTTGATACGATCGTCATTGGCAGCGGCATTGGCGGCTTAGTCGCCGGAGGGATGCTAGCTCGCTACGGCAAGCGGGTGCTGGTTTGCGAGAGCCACACCATAGCGGGCGGGGCGGCTCACAGCTTTTCGCGACGGGGATTTCACTTTGATTCTGGGCCTTCTTTTTATTGCGGTTTGACCGATCGACAATCGCTAAATCCTTTGCGGCAAGTCTTGAATGTTTTGGAGGAATCGATCGCAGCCATTGCCTACGATCCGTTGGGGCATTACCATTTTCCTGAAGGAAGTTTGCCAGTTTATGCTAATGCGAGAAATTACTTAGATGCTGTAGCTAAATTCGCACCGCAAGGCGCTATAGAATTGCAGCAATTTCAACAAAATTTATTAGTTTTGTATGAAGCTTTGCGTGGAATTCCGGCTTTAGCGCTGAGATCAGACTTACAGTTGATACCAGTGTTGCTATCTCGGTACTCGCCTGCTTTGTTGAAGTTATTACCGTCAGTAGGGGCGATCGCCAGTTCGGCTGGTACATTAATGGATAGGGACGTGCGCGATCCTTGGGTAAGGCGTTTGATCGATTTGGAGTGCTTCTTGCTGTCGGGCTTGAAAGCGCACGAAACCGTCGCCCCGGAAATCGCTTTTATGATTGGCGAACGATCGCGAGTGGCGATCGAGTATCCTGTAGGTGGCAGCGGTGCGATCGTCGATGCCTTAGTCCGAGGCTTGCAGCGCTGGGGCGGAACATTGCGACTGGGAACTCCCGTCGAGCAAATATTAGTTGAATCCGGGAAAACTACCGGAGTTCGCTTACAAAACGGCGAAATTATCCGCGCCCCAATTGTGATTTCCAATGCCACAGTTTGGGATACTTACACAAAATTATTGCGGGCTGAAGATTTGCCAGACAGCTACCGAAAAACCGCTTTATCCATCCCAGCAGTAGACAGTTTCATGCACCTGCATTTAGGAATTAAAGCCGAAGGACTAGAAAGCTTGACCGGCCACCATGTTGTCGTGCACGACAGCAAAGTTGACATTACAGTACCCGGAAATACCTGTATGATTTCGATTCCTACAGTGTGGGATACCGAGCTCGCGCCGCCCGGACATCACGCGATTCACGCCTATACATTAGAACCTTATGCAGGTTGGAAATACGGCGACGGTTATCAAGAAAGAAAACAAGAGCGATCGCAATCTTTGTTTAAAGCTTTAGAAAAAATTATACCGGATTTGCGATCGCGAATCGTCTTAGAGTCGATCGGCACACCACTCACCCACGCTCGATATTTGCACCGCTATCAAGGCACCTACGGCCCTGCCATCGCCGCCCCCAAAGGCACCTGGCCCGGGCCACAAACCCCAGTCAAAGGCTTGTATAGGGTGGGAGACAGCACCATGCCCGGAATTGGCATTCCCGCCGTCGCAGCATCGGGTATTTTGTGCGCGAATACTCTGGTAAATTCCGATATTACAGCACAATTCTTGTAA
- a CDS encoding pentapeptide repeat-containing protein: MNSSEILRRYTSGELDFQGMNLRGVYLSGADLIGVNLSSADLWGANLTMSYLSRINFQRANLTNAKLCGANLNKANLSGANLSDADFHGATLQGADFRKANISLAVFIDANLTDADMRGVNLQGADLRGACLRGANLRKEQRIFEGVNLRGANLQGADLRGVNLQGADLTKANLSQANLSGAFLQEVNLTQANLIEAIVDGTILIEATLVETNFSWAVMTDAKLERAVLIDAELAGANLRGAFLADVKLSNANLVMADLSRANLIRADLSRANFNQANLSEADLTDAYLARTDLRDAILHRTTLIRADLTTANLAGAQLRGTIMPNGELHG; this comes from the coding sequence ATGAATTCCAGCGAAATATTAAGACGATATACATCAGGAGAACTTGATTTTCAAGGTATGAATCTTAGAGGAGTCTACCTGAGCGGCGCCGATTTGATCGGTGTCAACTTAAGCAGCGCTGATCTCTGGGGAGCAAACTTAACGATGTCGTATTTGAGCAGAATTAACTTTCAGCGCGCCAACTTAACTAATGCCAAGTTGTGCGGTGCCAATTTAAACAAGGCAAATTTGAGTGGAGCAAATTTGTCTGATGCAGACTTCCACGGAGCTACTTTACAAGGTGCAGACTTTCGTAAAGCCAACATCTCTTTGGCAGTTTTTATCGATGCAAATTTGACTGATGCAGATATGCGAGGCGTCAATTTGCAAGGTGCAGATTTGCGCGGCGCCTGCTTGCGCGGAGCAAATTTGCGAAAGGAGCAGCGGATTTTTGAGGGCGTAAACTTGCGGGGTGCAAATTTACAAGGTGCAGATTTGCGCGGCGTCAATTTGCAAGGTGCAGATTTAACTAAAGCTAATCTCAGTCAAGCTAATTTGAGTGGAGCGTTCCTCCAAGAAGTCAATTTGACTCAGGCAAATTTAATCGAAGCTATTGTAGATGGAACAATTTTGATTGAAGCAACTTTAGTAGAAACAAATTTTTCTTGGGCTGTGATGACAGATGCTAAGTTGGAAAGAGCTGTGTTAATTGATGCTGAATTGGCTGGTGCTAATTTGCGCGGTGCGTTTCTTGCTGATGTTAAGTTGAGTAATGCTAATTTGGTGATGGCTGATTTGAGTCGAGCTAATTTGATCCGGGCTGATTTGAGCAGAGCTAATTTTAATCAAGCGAATTTGAGTGAGGCTGATCTGACTGATGCTTATCTTGCTAGAACTGATTTGCGGGATGCAATTTTGCACCGCACAACTTTGATTAGGGCGGATTTGACAACTGCTAATTTAGCGGGGGCTCAATTGCGTGGTACGATTATGCCCAATGGGGAATTGCATGGGTAA